The sequence below is a genomic window from Rattus rattus isolate New Zealand chromosome 3, Rrattus_CSIRO_v1, whole genome shotgun sequence.
gctgtcttcaggtatctgaagagggcatcagatctctttacagatggttgagagccaccatgtggttgctgggaattgaactcaggacctctggaagagcagttggtgctcttaaccgctgagccatctctccagccccctattctCTCACTTTCTTAAGTTGTGAAAAGAACCTGGACAATTGCTGACAGTCATCACAGGTGGGTTTCTGAGTCAACATGATTGAATCTAAAGACCTAGGATATCTGAGGATCTTTTTGAAAATGGAgggagggttgggatttagctcagtggtagagcgcttgcctaaggggcataaggccctgggttggtcccccagctcaaaaaaaaaaaaaaaaaaaaaaaaaaaatggaggaggggTGTACAACTTCAATTATAAAGGTCATTACTGGCCAATGGTACATAGGACACAAACTGTCTCCCTTGTACATCTGGGTGTTCAGAAGACTAGAGGAGTAAGGTTGTAGTAGAGTCAATTCCTCTGGACAGTGTAGCCTGAATGTTAGTTGAACTCACATTAGGTAAGGGCACTAATGCTCATAAAGGTAAATGGCCCAAGCTGCCATTTCAATTCTTACCATGTGTACACCAAATCAAAGGCATTTAAGTATAgcagcagccattaaaagtctccccatcaggggttggggatttagctcagtggtagagcacttgcctaggaagcacaaggccctgggttcggttcccagccccccaaaaaaaaagaaccaaaaaaataataaagtctccccatcaaaaatacccaGAACCAGATAATTTTCACACAAAATTCTACCAGCTATTCTAAGAGGAGTTATGGCCTATGCTTCTCAAATcatttcacaaaatgaaaacgGAAGGAATATTTCCCACTCTCTTTTACGAGAGACTACAGTTACAATGATATCTAAAACACacatcaatttcccttatggactCTGTTGCAAACATAATCATTAAATAATTGCAAATATGTTCcaataacacattaaaaatatcatgTACAAAAACAAAGTAGGCTTTGTCCCCAGGTGAGTAGGGGTGCtccaatatacaaaaatcaataaaatttaatCAACTAcatagaactgaaagaaaaatagcaaaacaaaaggaatcaaacaaaaagcaaaaaacatgaTCATTAAATTGGATCCAGGCAAGGTCTTTAAGATGTGACCCCTTGAACAAGAATACCATTAGGAAGGGATAGGGTggcaaagttttgaacagaggaagaaggaacacctattcagagcttgctccacatgtggcccatacatatacagccaccaaactggataagatggatgaagcaaagaagtgcaggctgacaggaactggatgtagatctctcctgagagacacagcctgaatatggcaaatacataggcgaatgctagcagcaaaccactgaactgagaatgggacccctattgaaggaatcagagaaaggactaaaaacgctgaaggggcttgagaccctatgtgaacaacaatgccaaccaaccagagcttccagggactaagacactacccaaagactatacatggactgaccctgggctccaaattcataggtagcaatgaatagtctagtaagagcaccagtggaaggggaagcccttggtcttgccaaggctggacccccagtaaacaggattgttggggggagggtggtaatagggggagggtggggaggggagtaccaatatagaagggggggagggggatgaggatgttggcctggaaaccgggagagggaataacatttgaaatgtaaataagaaatacccagtttaataaatatggaaaaaatgcGACCCCTTCCTGTATAAAGTTTTCTAGAGATTGGTACACAGATGATATGTATAAGTATAATAATGGTAATATAGAAAAAGCCCTTgtcaacatcaacttaaatggagagaaactcgaaGCCACTGTACAAAAGCCAAACAATTCATGGTTTTCATTCCCTTAAATATACTCAATACAACAATAGAAATCTTAATTAGAACAAGACAACTGGCAATTAACAGAATAAATacagtaaatttaaaagaatttttatttgcagatagaaaatacacataaattagGTGAAAAAATTTCCTTGTCAGTTAATACATATAAGTTAGGTCATCTATTCTGTTCAGTCCAATGCAGACAGTTTCTCCAAAGAAAGTCAGTTGGGCTGTGCTTCAGGCCAGTTGATCTCCAAGTTTCCAATACATCAGATAAGAATCCACAACACAAACAGGGTAGATGTCAGTTAGAGTGTCCAAGACCCTAGTGCTGCCCTTTCCCTACACATCATTTTGACATATTACAGCTTTATTAAACCCCAAGCCATCAGGCTGCCTTTTCCCAGATTCACTGTTAATGTTCGAGTAATACTGAAGCCTAAACAGAAGTCAATGATTAAAACACTGGTTGTTGCTGTTGGAGGACAAGTGGAGGTCATAGCTGTCAAGTTCCTAAATTATCTTTCGACGTTTGATTGAGGGCTCCAAGAAAGGACACTGTATAGAATCCAGGGAGCGAAATGCTTCCTCTACCAAGTGGGGATGTGACTCTACCATTGACTTCCAACCCAAGGTCTCAGAGACTTCAGAAGCATGAAGTGTAATGAAATCCATGGCCTTAGTCTTCAGGTGCTCTGTGCTATGGAAGTCAGCCAGGATGAGAGTGGATACAGCATTCTCCACACAGAGGTTCCTGCACAGGGCATCCTCACACATGACCTTCAAGTCCTGCAGGTCATACATGTCAGCAGCTGCCAACAAACCAGTGGCCATTGAGTGGTTGTGGAGGTTTGGTGCCTTCCCTGTGTAAATGAAGCCCATCATTTCCTTAAAGACTGGTAGATGAATGTCATGGATCTCAACGCGGTTTGTTAGGTTCTCCAGCATTTCATGTTTAAACATGGCTCTGAAAACTGGAGAGCGAGCTGCTAGGATGGCCTTGTGAGATCTGAATTCCTGGCCAGCTACCACAAGGCTGCAGTCTGTGAAGAGGGAATTCTCCCACAGATCCCCTAGGCCATCTGCCAACATCTGCATTGGATCCCTGATTGCAGGTTTCATGTTCTGTCCAGGCGTGCTAAAGAAGGGTCCTACTACGCTTACCTTGCAGCACAGGGTGAGTTGGTCTTCAGGAAGAAGCCACTGcctatgggagaggaggaaatctCGACGGATGAACTTTTTGTATCCCCATTTTTCCTTTGGCAGAAACCTTAAAACATTTGGGATCTTTGTAATTTGATGTTTCTCTCCTTGGGCGTTTATGATCCAGAACTGTACCTTTGCCCAAACTGGGCTCTCTGGACAACTGACCAAACTCAGGTAAACTGACAggtaatctttgctttcttcattaACACCATTTGGGTGTATCCTCATACACCATTGCACTTCTTCACTGGCCTCTAATGAGAACACTGGGCTTGCAATATTTTCCCGAATTCCATCCATGCAAAATGAAAAGTTGCTAATGGTCCACTCATAGCAGAACTTCTGAACACTGATATGTGTGTAGCCACAGCTCTTGGCTTCCAGGTCCCCTGACATGTCTTCTGGAGGTAGTTTGGAGGTTAAAGTTGATCTGAAAGAAGTAATAGAAGTTACTCTTTATTTTGTAGGGTACAATTATAGATAccctttagattttattttcaatttctgctAAATTGTCCCTTTTATATTCTTGGAAATCTGTATTTCTATGCAGTTTCTCTAGGTTTCCTTATTTGTTCTATCAAAGATAAAACAGACCCACTATGACTGCtaaatctctgtctgtctgtctgtctgtctgtctgtctgtctgtctctctctctctctatatatatatatatatatgtttgtctctgtctgtatccATCTTTCTCTGTGGTTGTGTCTCTCTCAGTATCTactacccccacccacccctgccatgggtctgtatgtctctgtgtatgcttATTGAATCTTAGGTCAATGGTAACTAGTTTTGACTATTCTATCCAACTTTGGAAGTGTTTGAAAATGTGTAATCACTCTCATTTCACTTGGGTTGTATTAATCAGGGTCCTGTAATAAacataaaaccatccaatggaaaaaagacagcagtttcagcaaatggtgctggtccaagtggaggtcagcatgtagaagaatgcaaatcagtccattattgttgccctgtacaaagtttaagtccaagtggatcaaggacctccacatcaaaccagatacactcaaactaaaaatagctaaagtggagaagaatcttgaacacatgggaagtagagaaaaatttctgaacagaacaccaatggctcatgctttaagatcaagactaggcaaatgggatctcataaagctacaaagcttctgtaaggcaaaggacactctcctTAGGACAAACCTGCAACCAAaccagattggaaaaagatctttatcaatacgacaactgatagagggctaatatccaaaatatacaaagaactcatgaagttagactgcagggagacaaataactctattaaaaatggagcacagagctaaacaaagaattcacagctgaagaatatcaaatggctgagaagcacctaaagaaatgttcaacatctctagtcatcagaaaatacaaatcaaaacaaccctgag
It includes:
- the LOC116895918 gene encoding TD and POZ domain-containing protein 2-like gives rise to the protein MSGDLEAKSCGYTHISVQKFCYEWTISNFSFCMDGIRENIASPVFSLEASEEVQWCMRIHPNGVNEESKDYLSVYLSLVSCPESPVWAKVQFWIINAQGEKHQITKIPNVLRFLPKEKWGYKKFIRRDFLLSHRQWLLPEDQLTLCCKVSVVGPFFSTPGQNMKPAIRDPMQMLADGLGDLWENSLFTDCSLVVAGQEFRSHKAILAARSPVFRAMFKHEMLENLTNRVEIHDIHLPVFKEMMGFIYTGKAPNLHNHSMATGLLAAADMYDLQDLKVMCEDALCRNLCVENAVSTLILADFHSTEHLKTKAMDFITLHASEVSETLGWKSMVESHPHLVEEAFRSLDSIQCPFLEPSIKRRKII